A genome region from Carboxydocella sporoproducens DSM 16521 includes the following:
- a CDS encoding phosphopentomutase, whose amino-acid sequence MAIFKRAILIVLDSAGIGALPDADRYGDAGADTLGHISERVGGLKVPNLIQLGLANIRPFPHLQPISNPRGAYGRCAEMSNGKDTTTGHWEMAGIILEKAFRTYPQGFPPEIIAEFERRIGRKTLGNVVASGTVIIEQLGEEHMRTGYPIVYTSADSVFQIAAHEEVIPIEELYRMCQIARELLVGDHAVGRVIARPFIGQPGAFKRTERRHDYSLQPPKTMLLDKIKALGLEVMAVGKIKDIYDGRGVTQHKLTKSNMDAVDKTLEFMDQGDQGLIFANLVDFDSLYGHRNDVEGYARALSEFDQRLPEIMGRMGNDDLLIITADHGCDPTDASTDHSREYTPLLVYSPRYQGGVNLGTRSTFADIGQTIARALGTEIEVGTSFLAELK is encoded by the coding sequence ATGGCAATATTTAAACGGGCAATCCTGATCGTACTGGACAGTGCGGGTATTGGCGCCCTGCCGGATGCCGACAGGTATGGCGATGCCGGGGCTGATACCCTGGGCCATATTTCCGAAAGGGTAGGAGGATTGAAAGTCCCCAACCTGATTCAGCTAGGGCTAGCCAATATCCGGCCTTTTCCCCACCTGCAACCGATCAGCAATCCCAGGGGAGCTTATGGTCGCTGTGCCGAGATGTCCAATGGCAAGGATACCACCACTGGCCACTGGGAGATGGCTGGCATCATTCTGGAGAAGGCTTTTCGCACTTATCCCCAGGGATTCCCACCGGAAATTATTGCTGAATTTGAACGGCGGATCGGCCGCAAGACCCTGGGCAATGTGGTTGCTTCCGGGACAGTGATTATTGAACAGCTGGGCGAAGAACACATGCGTACCGGCTATCCTATTGTATATACTTCGGCTGATAGCGTTTTCCAGATTGCCGCTCACGAAGAGGTTATACCTATCGAGGAGCTTTACCGCATGTGCCAAATCGCCCGGGAACTACTGGTTGGCGATCATGCCGTAGGGCGGGTAATAGCACGGCCCTTTATCGGGCAACCGGGAGCCTTTAAGCGGACTGAGCGGCGTCATGACTATTCCCTGCAGCCCCCCAAAACCATGTTGCTGGATAAAATCAAGGCACTGGGTTTGGAAGTAATGGCAGTGGGAAAAATTAAAGATATCTATGATGGCCGGGGTGTGACCCAGCATAAACTCACCAAATCCAATATGGATGCTGTGGACAAAACGCTGGAATTCATGGACCAGGGCGACCAGGGCTTGATTTTTGCCAACCTGGTGGATTTTGACTCCCTCTATGGCCATCGCAATGATGTAGAAGGTTATGCCCGGGCTTTAAGCGAATTTGACCAGCGCTTGCCGGAAATCATGGGACGGATGGGCAATGATGACCTGTTAATTATTACGGCAGATCACGGCTGTGATCCTACTGATGCCAGTACAGATCACTCCAGGGAGTATACTCCCCTCCTGGTTTATAGCCCCCGCTATCAGGGGGGCGTAAACCTGGGGACCAGGTCAACTTTTGCCGATATCGGGCAAACCATTGCCCGGGCCCTGGGCACGGAAATCGAAGTCGGCACCTCTTTTCTGGCAGAACTAAAATAG
- a CDS encoding purine-nucleoside phosphorylase, whose translation MERAWKVKLTEAVEYIRRHTDYLPEIALILGSGLGALAEEIEEAVTIPYRELPHFPVSTVEGHAGRLVLGKLKGKTVVAMQGRFHYYEGYSMGEVTFPVRVMKLLGARQLFVTNAAGGINREFKPGDLMLITDHINLMGSNPLIGPNWDDFGPRFPDMSAAYSARLQEIADRVAASQGFKLQRGVYAAMTGPSYETPAEIRYLAKIGADAVGMSTVPEVIVANHSGMEVLGISCITNMAAGILPEKLDHSEVMETAERIKKQFLALVKGIVELC comes from the coding sequence ATGGAACGAGCCTGGAAAGTCAAATTGACTGAAGCTGTGGAGTACATTCGCCGTCACACCGATTACCTGCCGGAAATTGCCTTGATCCTGGGATCCGGACTGGGGGCTCTGGCGGAGGAAATCGAGGAGGCAGTGACCATTCCCTACCGGGAGCTCCCTCATTTCCCGGTATCCACTGTGGAAGGTCATGCCGGTCGTCTGGTGCTGGGCAAGCTGAAAGGCAAAACGGTAGTGGCTATGCAGGGAAGATTTCATTATTATGAAGGTTACAGCATGGGAGAAGTCACCTTCCCGGTACGGGTCATGAAGCTACTGGGGGCACGCCAGCTGTTCGTTACCAATGCGGCCGGTGGTATCAACCGGGAGTTTAAACCGGGAGACCTGATGTTGATAACCGACCATATTAATTTGATGGGCAGCAACCCTCTGATTGGACCTAACTGGGATGATTTTGGCCCCCGTTTTCCGGACATGAGTGCTGCTTACAGTGCCCGTCTCCAGGAAATCGCAGACCGGGTAGCAGCCAGCCAGGGTTTTAAGCTGCAGCGAGGGGTTTATGCCGCCATGACCGGGCCTTCTTATGAAACCCCGGCCGAAATCCGTTATCTGGCCAAAATCGGTGCTGATGCGGTGGGGATGTCCACTGTACCTGAAGTTATTGTAGCCAATCACAGCGGCATGGAAGTGCTGGGTATTTCCTGTATCACCAATATGGCGGCCGGAATTTTGCCGGAGAAACTGGACCACAGTGAAGTAATGGAAACTGCTGAAAGAATTAAAAAGCAATTTTTAGCGCTGGTAAAGGGGATAGTGGAGTTATGTTAG
- a CDS encoding purine-nucleoside phosphorylase, which yields MLELREKIKDAASYIKKALAGRELPQIGLVLGSGLGSLAEEIEETVILDYAEIPHFPVSTVAGHAGRLVIGLLSGKRVMAMQGRFHYYEGYSLQEVTFPIRVMQALGIKELIVTNACGGMNPTFAPGDLMLISDHINFIGSNPLIGPNLEEFGPRFPDMSEAYSRRLRALARQVAEEQGVKLQEGVYVPVSGPNYCTPAELIFLRQIGGDAVGMSTVPEVIVANHGGMEVLGIACVTDMAIGEHLEKLEHEQVVAVAEQARPRFIQLIKGILAAM from the coding sequence ATGTTAGAATTAAGGGAAAAAATTAAGGATGCAGCAAGCTATATTAAAAAAGCACTGGCTGGCCGGGAGCTGCCCCAAATCGGTCTGGTGCTGGGGTCCGGTCTGGGCTCACTGGCAGAGGAGATTGAGGAAACGGTAATTCTGGATTATGCCGAAATCCCCCATTTCCCGGTTTCCACTGTGGCAGGCCATGCTGGCCGCCTGGTTATCGGCTTGCTCTCTGGCAAACGGGTTATGGCCATGCAGGGACGCTTTCACTACTATGAAGGTTATAGCTTGCAGGAAGTAACCTTTCCCATTCGCGTTATGCAGGCCCTGGGGATAAAAGAGCTGATAGTTACCAATGCCTGCGGAGGGATGAATCCCACTTTTGCTCCCGGGGACTTGATGTTAATTTCTGACCATATTAATTTCATTGGCAGCAATCCCTTGATTGGCCCCAATCTGGAGGAATTTGGGCCCCGGTTCCCTGATATGAGTGAAGCCTACAGCCGCCGTTTGCGTGCCCTTGCCCGCCAGGTGGCCGAGGAACAGGGAGTAAAATTGCAGGAAGGGGTATATGTGCCGGTCAGCGGGCCTAATTACTGTACCCCGGCAGAACTGATTTTCCTGCGCCAGATCGGCGGCGACGCGGTGGGCATGTCCACAGTCCCGGAAGTGATTGTTGCTAACCATGGGGGCATGGAGGTACTGGGAATAGCCTGTGTCACCGATATGGCGATAGGAGAACACCTGGAAAAGCTGGAGCATGAGCAGGTAGTTGCGGTGGCGGAACAGGCCCGGCCCCGTTTCATTCAATTGATCAAGGGAATTCTGGCAGCGATGTAA
- a CDS encoding pyrimidine-nucleoside phosphorylase, whose protein sequence is MRAYDIIRKKRDGGELSQTEIEFMVQGYTSNEIPDYQMAAWAMAVFLRGMNARETADLTMAMVRSGDQVDLSGIAGIKVDKHSTGGVGDTTTLVLAPLVAAAGAPVAKMSGRGLGHTGGTLDKFESIPGFRVELNKEEFIRNVNTVGAAVVGQTGNLAPADKKLYALRDVTATVDSIPLIASSIMSKKIAAGADAIVLDVKTGSGAFMKTLEDSFALARAMVAIGQEVGRKTVAVITDMDQPLGRAIGNALEVKEAIETLRGGGPSDLRELCLTLGAHMVTLAGKAANPAAARARLEELLQNGQALAKFKEMVAAQGGDPRVIDQPELLPQAQKVIPLLAEQDGYVARIEAEELGIAATMLGAGRETKESKVDLAVGLVVNKKVGEAVAAGEPLVWLHVNEERRLAEVMAKVKAAFTISCQQPAPATLIYGEVV, encoded by the coding sequence ATGCGCGCATATGATATTATCCGCAAAAAACGGGATGGCGGCGAATTGAGCCAGACGGAAATAGAATTCATGGTCCAGGGCTATACCAGCAATGAAATTCCCGATTACCAGATGGCCGCCTGGGCCATGGCTGTCTTCCTGCGGGGGATGAATGCCAGGGAAACAGCGGATTTGACCATGGCTATGGTCCGTTCTGGCGATCAGGTGGACCTAAGTGGCATTGCCGGGATCAAGGTAGATAAGCATTCCACCGGTGGCGTCGGGGATACCACCACCCTGGTGCTGGCTCCTCTGGTAGCAGCAGCCGGGGCACCGGTAGCCAAGATGAGCGGCCGCGGTCTGGGACATACCGGTGGTACTCTGGATAAGTTCGAGTCCATTCCCGGTTTCCGTGTAGAGCTGAATAAAGAGGAGTTTATCCGCAATGTCAACACAGTTGGGGCGGCTGTTGTCGGGCAAACAGGCAATCTGGCCCCGGCTGACAAAAAGCTGTATGCCCTGCGGGATGTCACGGCAACTGTGGATTCTATTCCCTTGATTGCCAGCTCTATTATGAGTAAAAAAATTGCTGCTGGAGCAGATGCCATCGTACTGGATGTTAAAACCGGCAGCGGGGCCTTTATGAAAACCCTGGAGGATTCTTTCGCCCTGGCCCGGGCCATGGTGGCCATTGGCCAGGAGGTAGGGCGAAAAACAGTAGCGGTAATTACCGATATGGACCAGCCTCTGGGTCGGGCGATTGGCAATGCCCTTGAGGTTAAAGAGGCTATTGAAACTTTAAGAGGCGGCGGGCCCTCCGATTTGAGGGAACTTTGCCTGACTCTGGGAGCCCACATGGTCACACTGGCTGGGAAGGCTGCCAATCCGGCGGCAGCCCGGGCCAGACTGGAGGAACTGCTGCAGAATGGGCAGGCTCTGGCCAAATTCAAAGAAATGGTAGCTGCCCAGGGCGGTGACCCCCGGGTTATCGACCAGCCTGAGCTCCTGCCTCAGGCCCAAAAGGTAATTCCTCTCCTGGCAGAACAGGATGGCTATGTGGCGCGAATCGAAGCCGAGGAGCTAGGGATCGCAGCCACCATGCTGGGGGCTGGCCGGGAGACCAAGGAATCAAAAGTGGATCTGGCCGTTGGTTTGGTAGTTAACAAGAAAGTAGGAGAGGCGGTGGCGGCTGGCGAACCACTGGTTTGGCTCCATGTCAACGAGGAACGGCGGCTGGCGGAAGTAATGGCTAAAGTAAAAGCCGCTTTTACCATCAGCTGTCAGCAGCCGGCACCGGCGACCTTGATCTATGGGGAAGTAGTTTAG